ttaaataattttcaaatggaaaatataaaatttcaaatttttaaaaaaaaaagtgttattTACTCCAAGTATGGTAATaaactgttttttttaattttaaagaataatatgACAAAATTAATGCTTAGAAATATTCATTTGTATCCAAATGTTGAGAATAATATAGTTTTCATTATtctcattataaatttttattatagttGATATTGAatagttttatataaattttaagaactAAGATGTGCTCCaacaaaattgattttttaaaataaaagaaataatattggggttttaataatataaaatcattgatTATGAACTAATAATTATTCtgaattatattaatttcttatttattttatataatctaactcacctaaattttgaaagcaACAAGGGGTTATCTCTTTAAAACTTGTGATAATTGTAAACCTACCACAACTACTTTACAttcataaaatgtaaatataattgttttctatatttatttatcttaaatttatatttgttttgcaTTGTTTAAGAGTCTAGTTATTAATGCATATCTAAAACTTCATTTATATCGGAGAggtttgaataaatatataaggttCGAAAATAAGTTTCGACAAAAAAATAggtctatttaaaatataagttgaaTTTGGACTCCAAAGCTTACGACTTGAGTTCTGTCCAATCTGTTTTCAAGTCatgtgatattttattttacattattttatttatatctattaaaatttaaatctgtaataatatttaatactatAACATAAGCAAAGTCATTTTCCTCAAGAAGAAGATGGTTGATGAGGGGATCAGTAGGGTGACCAAGAAGGTGTGACGAAAAAGGGATGATACGATTGACACGGGTGATTCGATGAGTGCATCTAATGGAGGTCATGAGTCTCGTTTAAAGATGTGCTCTTAGAAGAAGATAATATTAGGAAAGAGgttcatgaagatgatgatatgGAGCTACATGATGGCGAtgtaataatgaaaattatagaTGGTATCCTATTTAGTTGCTTATTAAAAAGAGTGCATTCATTGATTGAGAAAACTATGAGCCTTACTATGATTATCAAACCAATGGGAAGGAGGGTATGGTTTAATTCTACACACTCTGAAAATCGAAATCAACAATTCAACTTATGGACTTGGAAAATGACTACTATTAAGTTGAAAGATGAATAAAGTTTGTGCTAAACAAAATGGATGGGATGCTAGGAGGCTCTCTATGTTGAGAAGAATTACTCTTGCTAAATCGGTGCTTTTAGCTATCCCTAATTACTTCGTGAACTCAACGTtgattccctttttttttttgcaataaaATTGAGAAGTTGACTCAAGCATTTATTTAAGGCTCAACTGTTGACTCTTGTAAATCGACCCTTGTTAATTGAGATCATTGTTGTAGGTGGCTTGCTAATGATGGTTTGGGTCTTCACAATTTGAATAAGcttaataaagtttttttttgttcaaacttgatttttaaattttatgtgatgTTGGAGTATTTTGGGTTCAAGTTATGAGAAACAAATACAATGTTGTTAATATGTTTGGCGTTTTCTGTCGAGAGTTTGGAATGAGGTGATTCAAAGAGTTCATTAGTTGGTTAGTGATGGTCGATTGATTAgcttattcaattattttaaaacggAATAATACTGAATctcttataaaattattttttttacaaaattcttttaaattaatcgAAAGATTATTTTAAGAGTTTCAATTTCTACAATTACCCAATCTTACCAACTATAACGAAGAAAATTCATGATTGCAATGCATTTTGAAGGATTTGAGACGATGAATCAATTTATACAACCATTATATACTTATCATGATACTCAGTCATGCAATTAACATGAATATGGAAACAAATATATTGATctcgaatcataaaagtacaaactgAATTCTTGTCACTTGTTGACGACTCtcatttttcctttccctctcgacGCCCAGCATCATCTTTAGTTACGAACAATAGTTCAATAAATAAACAGTATCAAATTTCATctaattcacattcaaatacaAAGCCAACCATATTTTTCatgttattcaatttagtccctatactcgaGATAAACATATTTTTCGATATCTAGATtcagattaaaatttaattccacattctttcattagggaccCCATACTTCCTATTCATGGAATAATTTCATGAaagattttcaatttattcaatttggtccctaatgttaTAAAGTTAATTAACAAGATTAATtggttttacaatttagtccttgtcaTGATCTAATGTTAAtatctattaaatttaagtctaattcatcaatttctcaACAATAATGACTTactaaaaattcatcaattgaACAATTTGATACATGGGCTAACTAAATCAAGTCCCCATgattataaatctataaaaattataagaaaatagatTAAGTACCTTATGGATTTTGATGGTCGAATGTTGAAACAAATGgaggatttttctttttttctttctaggGTGGGACGGCTCGGCTAAGCTAAATGAAGAAGATGTTTCATCTCCactaactttaatatatatgctaattaatcttaattaatcataatcaattttttaattaaatcgtTTCTAAGTGCAAATCATCGTCACACTCCTCGTCTATTTAAAATCGGTTTATTATCCATTTTAATCCTTTGAATAATTGTTACTTAGGTCTTCAAgtcttttcttaattaaaactcaatagtgattggactattagaatttagtccttaagttttaattaatcattttctcggctaaattacttaaccaaacttcaatataattttatattaacttcataaatatttttattttatatttacggattcaatttacaaaaataaaattttgaaaccatatttttcCACACCACTAAAAACTAAATCATTACAAATTTAGTCATCCCAAAAACTCCTCGTAATATTAGTCTACGCTACTATTGTACTCGAGACTTACAAAGTCAGCCATTGGATCATCAAACTCTTGTAGGTCAAATCTGGCCTTCATGTCTTCCTTGTAAGTACCCCATTCCAACTTATCAGACCCTCCTTCGTATTGAGTGTAATATTGGTGCCACTGTAAAGCTTTTCCCTCTAGACTTTCTGTTCAGCTACCACCGATGCTACGATGAATTATTGTTCTAACTTCATGAGCCATCCTTTAAAGTCGCCACTGTTAAACTTTGGGCATTCCCGCTTAAAGGTTCGTTGAAGCCCTAACTCAATATATTGTGGTTGCCTGAAAATTGGTTGCTGAGCCACCATGGCTCCTTTCCTTTTGCAGAGCTAGCAGAACCAAATAACACCGCAGATTTGTCTGGGGTATCTTTCTCTGTTATAAACTCGAAAAAAGACTTTAAGATCTAACCAGAGTTCATTGAACCGCTCATCCCTCTTCTTATCTAATGCTTGAATTTTTGCTTAAGTTTTCAACAGATCTTGCTGCTGTTGGGAAACTTGATTCTGGAGTCTGGTGGTAATATCGTCTGTCAGCATGATGCCAGAGTCAAGGCTTTGATACCACTGATGAGGGGTGAAGTttcacaaagaaaagaaaataatagagaaGAAAGATTCTATAGACGAGGAATAGAAAATTTAAGAGAACAttgagaagagaaaaaataggGAAAATTGCCTACTCAAAAGTCAAAAGCATgactaatataatatatatatatatatatatatataatatccagCTAATTACATCAGTCAaaagaacaaacaaaataaCAGAAGCAATACAATATTCTAATAGAATAGCAATGGCGGCTATAACCAACCAAATAACAGCAGAAAGAAAAGACAAATATCGTAACAATCTCATCATAGATTCgaatcatatttaattttttatacaatatttagaaCTACACATAATCTctccccaactcataaatagtaggataatacgcttcagcACACTCAAACTCACGTCTTATTATGTTGACAACAATATTCATATCAATCGAGTTAAAGATTCAATCGgcttaataaaagattgagaTTAAGgatttgtaattaataaaagtatgacgtgtaaaaataaaagaaaaaagatttaaaaaccatttaattaaaatcaagcacttcaaaatttttaaaaaaagtaattaagtgCTTTAATGgcaaagaaaattataaattagaaGTTCATTTGAATACAAAGAAGTAAAAGGGCTTGTTTGAACATAATGTAATAGTTTGAGGACTTCCGAACATTAGCCTAAATCTTAATACCATAACTCTAGCCCTAAACTGCTTCAACTTTGGGGGAACGCCTCCACCGTATCCTATATATaatccttgatttttttttttttggttattcataattaaaaatttcttctttctgtaatattgttttctttaatctttaatctttgaattttgattttgtttatttaataaacCGGGGCGGGCGTGTCCTCGCTTTGAAGGCTGCCATGGAAGCAATTGCGAGGAAAAAAGTGGAAGAAGGGTACGATTGTTCGATTTGTTTGGAAAAGTttaaagaggaagaagaaggaaGTGAGATGCCATGCAAGCATGTGTTTCATTCCGATTGTGTTGAAAAGTGGCTGCGCATCAATCGGTCCTGCCCGGTTTGTCGGTTTGTGATGCCGGATGAGGAGGGTGAAAGCAGCGGCGGCGGCAATGGTAATTTGGGAATATTGGGATCGGGAAATCAGGAGATTGTACAGTCGGTTGTAAGAGTATCTAGCTTGGCTAATTTGATAGCATTAGCAATGACGGCTTCAGGTCTGAGGTCGGAACAATGATGATGGTGAGGAGTGTTTAGCTGAAGCTATACTTTCAAGAGTTTTTGTGAACCAAACTAATCAAAATTCTTGCATTTTTATTTAGAGAGTAGAGTAGATaattatgatgatgatgctgaagCATACCCTTCTACAGGACTAGTATTGAGTAGGACAATGATCTTCCATACTGGTAGAAGTCAATATTGATTTCTGATTTTAGGGGTGttttgatttattgaatatatgattttttttttaggttgacaagtaaatttaaaattttgatagtttttattattgttttaacaagtattttgaaaattttaatgaaattattattgttgttaaaaatgtttttgaaagaataaaacatgatatatgttttaaagtagaaaatatactaaaagataaaatgcaatttcattaaaaataccTTTTGCtaaaaatcaaaagttaaaaGTATTTTAGCATGGTAAATGGGAAGTATATAGTTTGAGTGGAAGGTATGATTTTAgtgtaattttaaaacaaatttatatacaataattataatagttcataatttataaattatatttattatatctacTCTTTAATGTTTAAGATGGTAAACTCAATGAATGTGAGTTTCAAGCTCATTAGCATGAGATCCAATGTTTGATCCTAATATTTGTAAAATCTTTCTTTATTGTAATGTAATTATTCCTTGTTTTTAAttagatttcaattttatttaagaaaaagataaatttgattaaaaataatagaaaaacagagtaaatttgtccaaaatttaaattttgatcgaAATCTCAGATTACAAGGGTAAAAATGAGACACTCGTGTTCATAAGCTATTCAAGCAAGTAATTATCGAACCAAGTTTGAGATATTGATCGAACTAACTCCAATATTAATAGTACTTAACTCAAACGGCTTGCGATTCATATCGAGCTTTTCATAATAACgttgttaatataaaattttatgcatagaTATTATCtgtattgatatatatttatttaacgACTGAATATGACACttagattgttaaaatattaattgtataagaAAATAcgaaaaagagtaaaattattttcatattattaaattacattatagcccttgatatatattattaaccctaAGCTTAATTATTGAGTTGAACTAGAGCTCGGGTTTGAGCTTGactataaaaattgataaacaaacTTAATCGAGATTCAATGTCATGGATTTTACAATCTTTTTATCTAAAAAAGAACCCTGTGATTTGTATATATCAACAATAATGGCCGATTCATGCAAGTAGTAGTGCTTATCCCTTCCCAACCACATCTTCAAAAATATGCTCTATCCTTTCTTCCTTTTACACCGGTTTGTTCAAATCATCTTTAAAGATTTTAATGTACATCATATCCCCATGCCATGTCCCTACATAAATGCTTTATGAAAGATATAAGAGTTGGAGCAACATAACATAGACACAGATAAGAGGTTGAACCAATGTTAAACCGACATGCAAAGCAAAATCGGTTTATTCTTTACTGCTAACAgcttaaaatcataaaaaggaAAGGAACTAAATTACCTCTGCGATATATCTGCATGCTGTTCATCTCGCCTTTTCTTCCTTTAACGGAATATGCTTGAAACAAGGAAAAACGCACTTTTAGTACCAACTGGTAACGCTTCGGCGACAGAAAACATAAGCAAATATAACCACCGGCTTTGTTAATATCGAATATGATAAGATATACTACTATCAAATGTACACAACAATAGAGCGTAGAAGATTCAGCAGAGAATACTTGCAAGACATATAACCTTCTCAAAATCATCTGGTTCAGGAACTGTATGAGCAATAATTCTCACTACACCAAGTTCATGTAATCAGCAGTACACTACTATGAAGCTGAAAATGTAGGAAATATTACTTGTAAAACAGATCAAAGATTCAAAAGACCTTGTAGCTAAGCCCTAAAGTATGCCCGAGTGAGAGAGCTTATCTCGGACCTTGCTCTTGTTCCATGAACCTGTCTTTGCGAAATTGACCCATAGATCAACCTCAGAGTAAGGAATTAGATAATGCTCATTGCCGGCCCAAGTGTTAAAACATCAAATCAGAGTAAGAGGTGGGAGTAACACCTATATGGCTTGCAGGAGTGGAAGTCCCATCCATCGAGGATAAGATCTGAGGAAGCTTAGAACTCCTTATCGGACTCCTTGTACAAGGCGCATCACGATCAAATAATTCTCGTAACACACCAACAATCAAACAGCTCAACAAAAGCATGATTATCTAATGCCTTAAAGGTTTCAAATTTCAATGATTTATAGctacacaaaaataaattgcaaaactAAGAACGCAAACACATAAGCTTTACAACATAAATTTCCCTAAAATAgctataaaataaactaaagggTTATTATTTTCTCCGCTAATAACCCGACTGTATATAATCCTTACAACTTATTGCTATGAGAAGCTTATTTAAAGACAACATAGCTTGAGAAGGCACTCAAACTCCTCTCAGCATTACGAGCTAGTTTCtgtatttgctttaaaattCATCTATCTAATCGTATCCTTAAACCCTATTTCTTGATCTTTCTTTGCTTCTTCAGTCCCGGAACCTCCAATCTGCCAACGGAACATCCACATTTAGCTCGAAACACAAGCACTGCTCTTCCATTAACCGGTGCCAGCCTCTTTAGCTCGGCTTCCAATTCCTTGTGATGATTGTGCAGCAATTGGAGAAGTCCTTTGGAAACACCATCTTTAACCGTAGGGCTCAAGTTCTTAACACACTCCTCGGTTTCCAACTGAATATCGAATTCGGTGGCCTTATTGAGCCCTTTACAGTGAGGGTTCCCACATTTCCTAGTTGTACAAAGAAGCAAAATCCAAGCAGCTATTGCAGAACAAGAAAAACCAAGTCCTATGGATCCGTATATCATTGGAGATATCATCATTTCATCTCTAACCAAATCATATGCAGCTTCGATGAATTCAATCACTTTCAAAGATATGCATTTTATAGTTGGAAACAATAAGATTCCAAAAGCAGCAATCACAGCAATTAAGATTACAACATCAACGGCGGCAGATCTTGATCTTTCACAAGAGGGGATTTTTAAACAACTTGGTGGATTGAATACCTTTTGTGGCGGATTGAATACCTTTTGTTTCTTACAAAAATTGCCCTTTGATGACGCTGATTTGGGGTTCATCATGAGATCACTTGAATTCCCAGAATTTGCCATTGGAGAAGCCTGGTCAACCGAATTGCAGACGGAGATTGATCTATGGaaatataccatttcaaatCAAACCCTGAAACTTAACTCCAAAAGAAcccaataaataaatttttccttcaACCCTAAACTCCAAATCCAGACCAAACCCACCTCATAAAAGCTCAAAAAACAAAGGGAAATAACTTTATTATTTCCACCTCAACAAGATCAGGTGCTTCAATTAGTATCCAAATGATTATAtccctttaaaagaaaaa
The sequence above is a segment of the Gossypium raimondii isolate GPD5lz chromosome 4, ASM2569854v1, whole genome shotgun sequence genome. Coding sequences within it:
- the LOC105779193 gene encoding uncharacterized protein At5g19025, whose product is MVYFHRSISVCNSVDQASPMANSGNSSDLMMNPKSASSKGNFCKKQKVFNPPQKVFNPPSCLKIPSCERSRSAAVDVVILIAVIAAFGILLFPTIKCISLKVIEFIEAAYDLVRDEMMISPMIYGSIGLGFSCSAIAAWILLLCTTRKCGNPHCKGLNKATEFDIQLETEECVKNLSPTVKDGVSKGLLQLLHNHHKELEAELKRLAPVNGRAVLVFRAKCGCSVGRLEVPGLKKQRKIKK
- the LOC105779198 gene encoding E3 ubiquitin-protein ligase MPSR1 — translated: MEAIARKKVEEGYDCSICLEKFKEEEEGSEMPCKHVFHSDCVEKWLRINRSCPVCRFVMPDEEGESSGGGNGNLGILGSGNQEIVQSVVRVSSLANLIALAMTASGLRSEQ